In Colias croceus chromosome 21, ilColCroc2.1, the DNA window CTTATCCCAGTTCACTTGGGGTCGGCTCTCCTCGTCATTCTTCGCCAGAGACATCGATTCCGGGTCGTCGAATCATTTACTTGAGCTTTCTTCAGGTCTTTGTTGATAACAGACATCCAAGTTTGTAGAGGTCTACCTCGCTTTTTCGGTCCAGAATTTATGGCCAAGACTCGCTTGGTCATGTGCTCTTCAGGTCTTCTCATCACGTGGCCATACCATTGGTGACGTCTTTCCGACAGCTTCTCTTCAATTGGTCTAATCTTGAAGCTTCCACGGATATGAGTGTTTCTCACTTTGTCGGCAAGGGTAACACCTCCAGCCCATCTGAGCATCCTCATTTCCGCTGCGTGTATTTTTGTCGCATGGGCCTGTTTTATGGGCCAGCATTCACTACCATAAATGAGATTATTGATGATTTTGTATGCCTTCCCTTTCACACGCACCGGCATCCTGTTGTCACAGAGTACGCCGGACAGTTCCCTCCACTTCATCCAGACAGTGTTGATGCGGTTGGTCACGTCTGCGTCAATGGTACCGTTGTTAGATATAACAGAGcctaggtatttaaaatggtCGACATTTTACTTTTCATGATGAGGAGAAGTTTAAAATGGCTTTTACTTTTACGGCCGGTTGCCACCTGACGCCAAGACAGTAACCCCTCCTGCTAACTAGGGCTTAGGACGCCGCCGTTGACCTCCATAGGTTCATCCGCCGCCGACCTCTACACAACACCCTGCCTGGTGCTGCTGCTCTCCACCAACCCTAAATCCGAATATGTCAGACCGGCCTAGTAGAGAGTACATATGTGCCTGTTGGTCCGCGGGAGGTATTTCCCTCCTACCCTGTATATCTACAGAGCATTCCCCTATCCGCCACCTGGGGACGCGTTCTCTAGAGGTCAGGCTCCCCCGAGaatcgataatttttagcaCAGTTcgtataattttgtttttgccAAAATGAGGGTATCTACGAAAATTCAGCTTAATAAGCATTACACCGAAGTCACTACCTAATAgatatacttaattttatgtgaaatgtctcaataaagtattaataaagcaACAAATTATcactattattatgtatgaagCTGTTACATAGTTATTAATGCATTTTCTCCAAGAGGATTGCACTcctagcggttaaccgctagtgcgtaagggcacttaTAGTCTAATATTATACGAGCGAATAAATGCAGTGATTATTCAGAAATA includes these proteins:
- the LOC123701180 gene encoding uncharacterized protein LOC123701180; protein product: MKWRELSGVLCDNRMPVRVKGKAYKIINNLIYGSECWPIKQAHATKIHAAEMRMLRWAGGVTLADKVRNTHIRGSFKIRPIEEKLSERRHQWYGHVMRRPEEHMTKRVLAINSGPKKRGRPLQTWMSVINKDLKKAQVNDSTTRNRCLWRRMTRRADPK